Proteins co-encoded in one Brassica rapa cultivar Chiifu-401-42 chromosome A02, CAAS_Brap_v3.01, whole genome shotgun sequence genomic window:
- the LOC103852855 gene encoding auxin efflux carrier component 1, with product MITATDFYHVMTAMVPLYVAMILAYGSVKWWKIFTPTQCSGINRFVALFAVPLLSFHFIAANNPYAMNLRFLAADSLQKVIVLSLLFLWCKLSPNGSLDWTITLFSLTTLPNTLVMGIPLLKGMYGDFSGDLMVQIVVLQCIIWYTLMLFLFEYRGAKLLISEQFPDTAGSIVSIHVDSDIMSLDGRQPLETEAEIKEDGKLHVTVRRSNASRSDIYSRRSQGLSATPRPSNLTNAEIYSLQSSRNPTPRGSSFNHTDFYSMMAAGGGRNSNFGPGEAVFGSKGPTPRPSNYEEDGGAKPAAGAGRFPYQSGGSGGGGAHYPAPNPGMFSPQSGGGGTVAKGNSAVVGGKRGNGQDGNGRDLHMFVWSSSASPVSDVFGGGGNHHSDYAAATNEQHKDVKISVPQGNSNDSQYVEREEFSFGNKDDDSKVLATDNNISNKAQQQQPKVMPPTSVMTRLILIMVWRKLIRNPNSYSSLFGITWSLISFKWNIEMPAIIAKSISILSDAGLGMAMFSLGLFMALNPRIIACGNRRAAFAAGMRFLAGPAVMTVASYAVGLRGVLLRVAIIQAALPQGIVPFVFAKEYNVHPDILSTAVIFGMLIALPITLLYYILLGL from the exons ATGATAACGGCGACGGACTTCTACCACGTCATGACGGCGATGGTTCCGTTATACGTAGCCATGATCCTCGCTTACGGCTCCGTCAAATGGTGGAAGATCTTCACACCGACCCAATGCTCCGGCATCAACCGTTTCGTGGCTCTCTTCGCCGTCCCTCTCCTCTCTTTCCACTTCATCGCCGCCAACAACCCTTACGCCATGAACCTCCGTTTCCTCGCCGCCGACTCTCTCCAGAAAGTCATCgtcctctctctcctcttcctctGGTGCAAACTCAGCCCCAACGGCTCCTTGGACTGGACCATCACTCTCTTCTCCCTCACCACTCTCCCCAACACCCTCGTCATGGGCATACCTCTCCTCAAAGGCATGTACGGCGACTTCTCCGGCGACCTCATGGTGCAGATCGTGGTTCTCCAGTGTATCATATGGTACACGCTCATGCTCTTTCTCTTCGAGTACCGCGGCGCGAAGCTTCTGATCTCCGAGCAGTTTCCCGACACGGCTGGCTCTATTGTCTCGATCCATGTTGATTCCGACATTATGTCGTTAGACGGTCGGCAGCCGCTTGAGACCGAAGCTGAGATTAAAGAAGATGGGAAGCTTCACGTCACTGTCCGTCGTTCTAACGCCTCGAGGTCTGATATTTACTCGAGAAGGTCTCAGGGCTTGTCGGCGACTCCTCGGCCTTCGAATCTCACCAACGCGGAGATTTATTCGCTTCAGAGTTCGAGAAACCCAACGCCACGTGGCTCGAGCTTTAACCATACTGATTTTTACTCGATGATGGCTGCTGGTGGTGGCCGGAACTCGAACTTTGGTCCCGGAGAAGCTGTTTTCGGTTCCAAGGGACCTACTCCTCGGCCGTCTAACTACGAGGAAGACGGCGGAGCTAAACCGGCGGCGGGAGCTGGGAGGTTTCCTTACCAGTCGGGAGGAAGCGGTGGTGGTGGAGCGCATTATCCGGCGCCGAATCCAGGGATGTTCTCGCCGCAGAGCGGCGGCGGAGGTACGGTGGCGAAGGGAAACAGTGCGGTGGTTGGTGGGAAGAGAGGGAATGGGCAAGATGGGAATGGAAGAGACCTTCATATGTTTGTGTGGAGCTCAAGCGCTTCGCCGGTCTCAGATGTGTTCGGCGGAGGAGGAAACCACCACTCCGATTACGCCGCCGCTACGAATGAGCAACACAAGGACGTTAAGATCTCTGTACCCCAGGGGAATAGTAACG ATAGCCAATATGTAGAGAGGGAAGAGTTCAGTTTTGGTAATAAAGATGATGATAGCAAAGTCTTGGCCACAGACAACAACATAAGCAACAAGGcgcagcagcagcagccaaAGGTTATGCCACCAACAAGTGTGATGACAAGACTCATACTCATTATGGTCTGGAGAAAACTCATCCGTAATCCAAACTCTTACTCCAGTTTATTCGGCATCACTTGGTCCCTCATCTCTTTCAA GTGGAACATTGAAATGCCAGCTATTATAGCAAAGTCTATCTCCATACTCTCAGATGCAGGTCTAGGCATGGCTATGTTCAGTCTTG GGTTGTTCATGGCGTTGAACCCAAGAATAATAGCGTGTGGAAACAGAAGAGCTGCTTTTGCGGCGGGTATGAGATTTCTCGCCGGACCTGCCGTCATGACTGTCGCTTCCTACGCCGTTGGCCTCCGAGGCGTTCTCCTCCGCGTTGCCATCATTCag GCAGCTTTGCCTCAAGGAATTGTACCCTTTGTGTTCGCGAAGGAGTATAATGTGCATCCTGACATTCTTAGCACTGC TGTGATATTCGGAATGCTGATTGCATTGCCCATAACCCTTCTCTACTACATTCTCTTGGGGCTATGA
- the LOC103852856 gene encoding uncharacterized protein LOC103852856 isoform X1, translated as MGTVLDSHFLALTAIVTVVYQFIFFVITALFKIDQVTDFAGSTNFVILALLTLILKSTWHFRQIVLTLLVVVWGLRLGIFLLMRILQWGEDRRFDEMRGNLVKLIVFWTLQAVWVWTVSLPLTVVNAASDGGGSLKPADIIGWTMWVFGFLIEAAADQQKLSFKNSPENRGKWCDVGVWKYSRHPNYFGEILLWWGIFVAASPVLEGAEYLVIFGPLFLTLLLIFVSGIPLLEASSDKKHGNSGAYRFYKKTTSPLIPLPRGVYGNLPGWCKAVFLLELPFYSRNLPEEAAVSKLEETPRTAKRKYQLKDY; from the exons ATGGGAACGGTTCTCGATTCGCACTTTCTGGCTCTCACTGCCATTGTTACT GTGGTTTATCAGTTTATATTCTTCGTAATCACCGCTCTTTTCAAAATCGATCAAGTCACTGATTTTGCAG GAAGCACAAACTTTGTTATACTTGCTCTCTTGACTCTTATTCTCAAGTCCACTTGGCATTTTCGCCAG ATTGTCTTGACTTTGCTTGTTGTGGTATGGGGACTTCGCTTGGGGATTTTTCTTCTAATGAG GATCTTGCAATGGGGTGAAGATCGACGCTTTGATGAAATGCGTGGAAATTTGGTGAAACTAATAGTTTTCTGGACTCTCCAG GCCGTGTGGGTTTGGACAGTGAGCTTACCTCTAACTGTTGTTAACGCTGCAAGTGATGGTGGAGGATCTCTTAAACCCGCAGATATAATCGGTTGGACGATGTGGGTTTTCGGTTTCTTGATTGAAGCTGCAGCTGATCAACAGAAACTCTCTTTTAAAAACTCTCCAGAGAACAGAGGAAAATGGTGTGATGTTGGCGTGTGGAAGTATTCAAGGCATCCAAACTACTTTGGTGAG ATATTACTTTGGTGGGGAATATTTGTGGCTGCATCACCAGTTCTTGAAGGTGCTGAGTATCTTGTCATATTTGGACCACTCTTTCTCACGTTGCTACTTATATTCGTCAGCGGCATACCATTACTCGAG GCATCGTCTGACAAGAAGCATGGCAATTCGGGAGCTTACCGATTCTATAAGAAAACAACAAG TCCTCTGATTCCGTTACCGAGAGGAGTGTATGGGAACTTACCAGGATGGTGCAAGGCAGTTTTTCTCTTAGAGCTTCCATTTTACAGCAGAAATCTCCCTGAAGAAGCTGCTGTTTC AAAGTTAGAGGAGACTCCAAGAACGGCAAAGAGAAAGTATCAACTGAAAGATTACTGA
- the LOC103852856 gene encoding uncharacterized protein LOC103852856 isoform X2 codes for MGTVLDSHFLALTAIVTVVYQFIFFVITALFKIDQVTDFAGSTNFVILALLTLILKSTWHFRQIVLTLLVVVWGLRLGIFLLMRILQWGEDRRFDEMRGNLVKLIVFWTLQAVWVWTVSLPLTVVNAASDGGGSLKPADIIGWTMWVFGFLIEAAADQQKLSFKNSPENRGKWCDVGVWKYSRHPNYFGEILLWWGIFVAASPVLEGAEYLVIFGPLFLTLLLIFVSGIPLLEASSDKKHGNSGAYRFYKKTTSPLIPLPRGVYGNLPGWCKAVFLLELPFYSRNLPEEAAVS; via the exons ATGGGAACGGTTCTCGATTCGCACTTTCTGGCTCTCACTGCCATTGTTACT GTGGTTTATCAGTTTATATTCTTCGTAATCACCGCTCTTTTCAAAATCGATCAAGTCACTGATTTTGCAG GAAGCACAAACTTTGTTATACTTGCTCTCTTGACTCTTATTCTCAAGTCCACTTGGCATTTTCGCCAG ATTGTCTTGACTTTGCTTGTTGTGGTATGGGGACTTCGCTTGGGGATTTTTCTTCTAATGAG GATCTTGCAATGGGGTGAAGATCGACGCTTTGATGAAATGCGTGGAAATTTGGTGAAACTAATAGTTTTCTGGACTCTCCAG GCCGTGTGGGTTTGGACAGTGAGCTTACCTCTAACTGTTGTTAACGCTGCAAGTGATGGTGGAGGATCTCTTAAACCCGCAGATATAATCGGTTGGACGATGTGGGTTTTCGGTTTCTTGATTGAAGCTGCAGCTGATCAACAGAAACTCTCTTTTAAAAACTCTCCAGAGAACAGAGGAAAATGGTGTGATGTTGGCGTGTGGAAGTATTCAAGGCATCCAAACTACTTTGGTGAG ATATTACTTTGGTGGGGAATATTTGTGGCTGCATCACCAGTTCTTGAAGGTGCTGAGTATCTTGTCATATTTGGACCACTCTTTCTCACGTTGCTACTTATATTCGTCAGCGGCATACCATTACTCGAG GCATCGTCTGACAAGAAGCATGGCAATTCGGGAGCTTACCGATTCTATAAGAAAACAACAAG TCCTCTGATTCCGTTACCGAGAGGAGTGTATGGGAACTTACCAGGATGGTGCAAGGCAGTTTTTCTCTTAGAGCTTCCATTTTACAGCAGAAATCTCCCTGAAGAAGCTGCTGTTTC TTAG
- the LOC103853398 gene encoding ERAD-associated E3 ubiquitin-protein ligase component HRD3A: MRSCKETRVSRMSVSSRKIIAFCLLTFLLYIHRVQAQYFILNFSDEDFHNGFDNNSTKEDSDYENFGQKEPKPDQELDPGSWRPVLELNDSVVDPALTLYYSALKKMVSAASKGNVSLMEEAVTEVNASASAGDPPAQSVMGFVYGMGMTREANGTKSFQQHQLAAEGGNMQSKMALAFRYIQLDMHDKAVQLYAEVAEAALSNFLISKDFSTVAPLRIHRGAVEDEYVPRRFRGEDDEGIKILKYHAQIGMPSAMYKVGLFYYFSLRGLRHDHAKAVYWFSKAAEKGEPRSMEILGEIYAQGTCVERNYTKAFECLTLAAEGGLDSAFTGLGYLYLKGYGVDKNYTKARECFEKVSDSEDPSGMYYLGMLYLKGIGVKRDVKKATKYFLVASNAGLPKAMYQIAKMLHAGAELRKNPNMLKLAAAFYKSVAERGPWNSLSRWALEAYMKGDVGKAFILYSRMSELGYEVAQSNAAWILDKYGERSMCMGVSEFCTAKERKERAHALWWRASKQGNDYAALLVGDAYYYGRGKERDFVRAVEAYMYAKSQLNAQAMFNLGYMHEYGQGLSFDLNLAKSYYNQALENEQVSRLPIMLALARLWVRRNYADISIMLTLLLASLVTVRHLRTKRPQHREVTVDSIGADATQPLVEYADFPNDPDMLTCKLRSCEL, from the exons ATGCGAAGCTGCAAAGAAACTAGAGTAAGTAGAATGAGTGTTTCAAGTCGCAAGATCATAGCCTTCTGTCTGCTCACTTTCTTGCTTTACATTCATCGCGTCCAGGCGCAATACTTCATCCTCAACTTCTCTGATGAAGATTTCCACAATGGCTTCGACAATAACAGCACAAAAGAAGACTCTGACTACGAGAACTTCGGACAAAAGGAACCTAAACCCGACCAGGAGCTTGATCCTGGTTCTTGGCGACCAGTCTTGGAGCTGAACGACTCAGTCGTCGACCCTGCGTTGACTCTGTACTACTCTGCTCTCAAGAAGATGGTCTCGGCAGCGAGCAAAGGAAACGTTAGTTTGATGGAGGAAGCTGTAACCGAGGTGAACGCTTCTGCATCGGCAGGAGACCCCCCAGCACAGTCGGTGATGGGGTTCGTGTATGGGATGGGGATGACACGGGAGGCTAATGGAACAAAGTCGTTTCAGCAACATCAGTTAGCAGCTGAGGGAGGGAATATGCAGTCCAAGATGGCCCTTGCATTCAGATATATACAACTAGAT ATGCATGATAAAGCTGTCCAGTTATATGCTGAAGTAGCGGAGGCAGCACTCAGTAACTTCCTGATCTCTAAGGATTTCTCCACGGTTGCACCACTTAGAATTCACAGAGGAGCAGTGGAAGACGAATATGTGCCAAGGAGATTCCGTGGTGAAGACGATGAAGGTATCAAGATATTGAAGTACCACGCACAAATTGGGATGCCTTCAGCAATGTACAAAGTTGGATTGTTTTATTACTTTTCTCTGAGAGGATTAAGACATGATCACGCCAAGGCAGTGTACTGGTTTTCAAAGGCAGCAGAGAAAGGAGAGCCGAGGTCAATGGAGATTCTTGGTGAGATATATGCCCAAGGAACCTGTGTTGAGAGAAACTATACCAAGGCGTTTGAATGTCTCACACTTGCTGCAGAAGGAGGTCTGGATTCAGCATTTACTGGCCTAGGGTACTTGTATCTCAAAGGCTATGGAGTAGATAAGAACTACACTAAG GCGAGAGAATGTTTTGAGAAGGTTTCTGATAGTGAAGACCCAAGCGGGATGTACTACCTTGGAATGTTGTATCTTAAGGGCATTGGAGTCAAAAGAGATGTGAAGAAGGCAACCAAATACTTCCTTGTCGCTTCAAATGCTGGCCTACCAAAGGCTATGTATCAAATCGCCAAGATGTTACATGCTGGCGCCGAGCTCAGGAAGAATCCCAACATGCTGAAACTG GCTGCGGCTTTTTACAAGTCAGTAGCAGAAAGAGGGCCATGGAATTCTCTCTCTAGATGGGCTCTTGAAGCTTACATGAAGGGTGATGTAGGAAAGGCTTTTATATTGTACTCAAGAATGTCAGAGCTTGGTTACGAAGTTGCACAAAGTAATGCTGCCTGGATCTTGGATAAGTACGGTGAAAGGAGCATGTGCATGGGAGTTTCTGAATTTTGCACGGCTAAAGAGAGGAAGGAGCGTGCTCATGCCTTGTGGTGGCGAGCCTCTAAACAAGGAAACGATTATGCTGCTTTGCTTGTGGGAGATGCATATTACTATGGCCGG GGTAAGGAGAGGGATTTTGTGCGTGCAGTAGAGGCATACATGTATGCAAAATCTCAACTAAATGCACAAGCCATGTTCAACCTCGGTTACATGCATGAGTATGGTCAAGGGCTTTCTTTTGATCTCAATCTTGCTAAAAGTTACTACAACCAAGCTCTCGAGAACGAGCAAGTATCCAGATTGCCAATCATGCTTGCTCTTGCCAGGTTGTGGGTTCGCAGAAACTATGCTGATATTTCCATCATGTTGACTCTTCTTCTAGCCTCTCTTGTAACTGTTCGACATCTCCGGACGAAGAGACCACAACACAGAGAGGTCACCGTGGATTCCATTGGTGCTGACGCTACACAGCCTCTCGTTGAGTATGCTGATTTCCCCAACGATCCGGATATGTTAACATGTAAGCTACGTAGTTGTGAGTTGTGA
- the LOC103852854 gene encoding protein C2-DOMAIN ABA-RELATED 3 — MSLMDNLLGILRVRVKRGVNLAVRDVSSSDPYVVLKLGRQKLKTKVVKKNINPQWEEDLTFTVTDPNLPLNLVVYDHDFFSKDDKMGDAQIDLKPYIEALRMELSGLPDGTIISTIHPNRSNCLAEESYIRWSNDRIVQSFCLRLRNVERGEVELELQWIDLPGSKGL, encoded by the exons ATGTCGCTGATGGATAATCTGTTAGGTATCCTCCGCGTTCGCGTCAAACGCGGCGTCAACCTCGCCGTCCGTGACGTTTCCAGCAGCGATCCTTACGTCGTCCTCAAGCTTGGCCGTCAG AAACTCAAAACCAAAGTGGTGAAGAAAAACATAAACCCACAATGGGAAGAAGACTTGACCTTCACGGTTACCGACCCGAATCTCCCGCTCAATCTG GTTGTATACGACCATGACTTCTTTAGCAAGGATGATAAAATGGGAGATGCCCAGATAGATTTGAAACCGTACATTGAAGCTCTACGAATGGAGCTATCTGGCTTACCAGACGGAACCATAATATCGACGATCCATCCGAACCGCAGCAACTGTTTAGCCGAGGAAAGCTACATACGGTGGAGCAATGATCGAATCGTTCAGAGCTTTTGTCTCCGTCTCCGTAACGTTGAGCGTGGTGAAGTGGAACTCGAGCTTCAGTGGATTGATCTCCCCGGTTCCAAAGGCTTGTAA
- the LOC103852857 gene encoding alpha-dioxygenase 2, with protein sequence MAFSLSSSWFLHPELHHVVSKMSFFDSFLFYIVHLVDKLGLWHRFPVLLGVAYLGIRRHLHQRYNLIHVGGINGQGYDTDEFSYRTADGKCNHPSDDSIGSQGTFIGRNMPPCTSQYGILDPHPSVVATKLLARKRFIDNGDQFNVIACSWIQFMIHDWVDHLEDTNQIELEAPEEVASGCPLKSFKFFRTKKVLSGDHHKSGAVNTRTPWWDGSVIYGNDEAGMKRVRVFKDGKLRISGDGLLERDERGVPISGDIRNSWSGFSLLQALFVKEHNSVCEMLKERYPDFDDEKLYRTSRLVTAAVIAKIHTIDWTLELLKTDTLTAGMRINWYGFLGKKVKDKIGARFGPILSGLVGLKKPRDHGVPYSLTEEFVSVYRMHCLLPDTLILRDMRPENVDKENPAIEREVPMTKLIGKEGGKTDSRIGFEQLLVSMGHQSCGALTLWNYPNWMRNLVAQDIYGEDRPNLIDMAALEIYRDRERGVPRYNEFRKNLLMSPIKKWEDLTDDEEAIHALKEVYEDDIDKVDVNVGLHAEKKIKGFAISETAFFIFLLVASRRLEADRFFTTNFNDRTYTKEGLEWVNTTETLKDVIDRHFPNLTNQWMRCTSAFSVWSSDPDPTNWLPLYLRSAP encoded by the exons TTTCTGTTCTAT ATTGTGCACTTAGTGGACAAGCTAGGATTATGGCATAGATTTCCAGTGCTATTGGGAGTAGCTTACTTGGGGATACGAAGACATCTACATCAACGTTACAATCTGATACATGTCGGTGGAATAAACGGTCAGGGTTACGACACCGATGAGTTTTCTTATCGCACGGCTGATGGCAAGTGCAACCACCCCTCCGATGACTCTATCGGTAGCCAAGGCACATTTATTGGCCGGAATATGCCTCCATGTACTTCTCAGTACGGC ATTTTGGATCCACATCCAAGTGTGGTGGCTACAAAGTTGTTAGCGAGAAAAAGATTCATAGACAATGGAGACCAATTTAACGTGATAGCTTGTTCTTGGATTCAATTCATGATCCATGATTGGGTTGATCATTTAGAAGATACCAACCAG ATTGAGCTTGAAGCTCCAGAAGAAGTAGCAAGTGGATGTCCATTGAAGTCATTTAAGTTCTTCAGAACGAAGAAAGTACTATCCGGTGATCACCACAAATCTGGTGCTGTCAACACTAGAACCCCATGGTG GGACGGGAGTGTAATATATGGAAATGACGAGGCTGGAATGAAAAGAGTTAGGGTTTTCAAGGACGGGAAGCTAAGAATCTCCGGGGATGGTTTGTTGGAGCGAGACGAAAGAGGTGTTCCCATCTCCGGTGATATAAGAAACAGCTGGTCAGGCTTCTCTCTGTTGCAAGCCCTCTTTGTCAAAGAACACAACTCCGTATGTGAAATGCTAAAA GAACGGTATCCAGATTTTGATGATGAGAAACTCTACAGGACTTCGAGATTGGTAACTGCAGCTGTTATCGCTAAGATTCACACAATTGATTGGACATTAGAACTCTTGAAGACAGACACACTTACTGCAGGAATGAGGATCAACTGGTATGGATTTTTAGGGAAGAAAGTGAAGGACAAGATTGGGGCAAGATTTGGACCAATACTTAGCGGATTAGTTGGTCTGAAGAAACCGAGAGATCATGGAGTTCCTTATTCGTTGACCGAAGAGTTCGTTAGTGTCTACAGAATGCATTGTCTACTTCCAGACACACTCATCCTCCGAGACATGAGACCTGAGAATGTAGACAAAGAAAACCCTGCAATAGAACGAGA GGTACCGATGACAAAACTAATTGGGAAGGAAGGAGGAAAAACGGACTCAAGGATCGGGTTTGAGCAGTTACTAGTTTCAATGGGACACCAATCTTGTGGTGCCTTGACATTGTGGAATTACCCTAATTGGATGAGGAACCTTGTGGCTCAAGATATCTATGGAGAAGATAGACCTAACCTTATAGATATGGCTGCCTTGGAGA TTTATAGAGATCGTGAGAGAGGAGTTCCTAGATACAACGAATTCAGAAAGAATCTGCTGATGAGTCCTATCAAAAAATGGGAAGATTTGACagatgatgaagaagctatccatgCTTTAAAGGAAGTGTACGAAGACGATATAGACAAGGTTGATGTAAACGTGGGATTGCACGCGGAGAAAAAGATCAAAGGATTCGCCATCAGCGAAACTgctttcttcatcttcctccttGTTGCTTCCAG GAGGTTAGAAGCAGATAGGTTTTTCACGACGAATTTCAACGATAGAACGTATACTAAAGAAGGATTAGAGTGGGTTAATACAACAGAGACACTGAAGGATGTAATAGACCGACACTTCCCGAACTTAACCAACCAGTGGATGCGATGTACCAGCGCTTTCTCGGTCTGGAGCTCGGATCCTGACCCAACCAATTGGCTTCCATTGTACCTCCGATCCGCGCCTTAA
- the LOC103852853 gene encoding lipid transfer-like protein VAS, with translation MDITRSLGVATVLIIIYSIQITAQMEQTEEAMRCVEKLIPCHPYINTDSPPPPWCCYPVKEIVEKDVTCLCGFLNHPDMLALINITQDDALNFISSCGASYDESLCSNSTVSSPDTSPGATTTESSSGSTTKNAALAMSFLGFSFLWL, from the exons atggataTTACAAGATCACTCGGCGTAGCCACCGTCCTCATAATTATCTACTCCATTCAAATCACAGCACAAATGGAACAAACTGAGGAAGCAATGCGATGTGTAGAAAAACTAATACCGTGTCATCCGTACATTAACACGGACTCTCCTCCGCCGCCATGGTGTTGCTATCCGGTGAAAGAGATCGTCGAGAAAGACGTGACATGTCTATGCGGATTCCTCAACCATCCGGACATGCTCGCACTCATTAATATCACTCAAGATGACGCTCTAAATTTCATTAGTTCATGTGGAGCTAGttatgatgaatcactttgtagcaATAGCACTG TTTCTTCGCCTGATACGTCGCCGGGAGCTACGACCACCG AGAGCTCTTCTGGCAGCACGACGAAAAATGCAGCCCTAGCTATGAGTTTCTTGGGATTTAGCTTCCTTTGGCTTTGA
- the LOC103852856 gene encoding uncharacterized protein LOC103852856 isoform X3: MILQWGEDRRFDEMRGNLVKLIVFWTLQAVWVWTVSLPLTVVNAASDGGGSLKPADIIGWTMWVFGFLIEAAADQQKLSFKNSPENRGKWCDVGVWKYSRHPNYFGEILLWWGIFVAASPVLEGAEYLVIFGPLFLTLLLIFVSGIPLLEASSDKKHGNSGAYRFYKKTTSPLIPLPRGVYGNLPGWCKAVFLLELPFYSRNLPEEAAVSKLEETPRTAKRKYQLKDY, from the exons AT GATCTTGCAATGGGGTGAAGATCGACGCTTTGATGAAATGCGTGGAAATTTGGTGAAACTAATAGTTTTCTGGACTCTCCAG GCCGTGTGGGTTTGGACAGTGAGCTTACCTCTAACTGTTGTTAACGCTGCAAGTGATGGTGGAGGATCTCTTAAACCCGCAGATATAATCGGTTGGACGATGTGGGTTTTCGGTTTCTTGATTGAAGCTGCAGCTGATCAACAGAAACTCTCTTTTAAAAACTCTCCAGAGAACAGAGGAAAATGGTGTGATGTTGGCGTGTGGAAGTATTCAAGGCATCCAAACTACTTTGGTGAG ATATTACTTTGGTGGGGAATATTTGTGGCTGCATCACCAGTTCTTGAAGGTGCTGAGTATCTTGTCATATTTGGACCACTCTTTCTCACGTTGCTACTTATATTCGTCAGCGGCATACCATTACTCGAG GCATCGTCTGACAAGAAGCATGGCAATTCGGGAGCTTACCGATTCTATAAGAAAACAACAAG TCCTCTGATTCCGTTACCGAGAGGAGTGTATGGGAACTTACCAGGATGGTGCAAGGCAGTTTTTCTCTTAGAGCTTCCATTTTACAGCAGAAATCTCCCTGAAGAAGCTGCTGTTTC AAAGTTAGAGGAGACTCCAAGAACGGCAAAGAGAAAGTATCAACTGAAAGATTACTGA